Proteins found in one Nitratiruptor sp. SB155-2 genomic segment:
- the rplQ gene encoding 50S ribosomal protein L17: MRHRHGYRKLSRTSSHRKALLKNLAIALIMNERIETTVAKAKTLRSYIEKLITKAKKGDFNAHREVFAYLQDKEATKKLMNEIAPKYNERNGGYTRIIRTRTRRGDAAPMAFIELV; encoded by the coding sequence ATGAGACATAGACACGGATACAGAAAACTGAGCAGAACGAGTTCTCATAGAAAAGCATTGCTCAAAAACCTTGCAATTGCTTTAATTATGAATGAGCGAATAGAGACAACTGTTGCAAAAGCGAAAACTCTTCGAAGTTACATTGAAAAGCTCATTACAAAGGCAAAGAAAGGTGATTTCAACGCTCATAGAGAAGTATTCGCCTATTTGCAAGATAAAGAAGCAACTAAAAAACTCATGAATGAAATCGCTCCAAAATATAACGAGCGTAATGGTGGGTATACGCGAATTATCCGAACCAGAACAAGACGCGGTGACGCTGCGCCTATGGCTTTCATCGAACTTGTATAA
- a CDS encoding NifU family protein, whose amino-acid sequence MAIPFSDEDLYPAVEKVIEKIKPMLALDGGDIKLLGVKNGRVFVQLGGACVGCSASGNTLKYGVERQLKIDIHPEIEVVNIPPGYEDQWEDIAMQYEGEK is encoded by the coding sequence ATGGCTATTCCATTCAGTGATGAAGATCTCTATCCAGCTGTAGAGAAAGTTATAGAAAAAATCAAGCCTATGCTGGCACTTGATGGTGGAGATATAAAGCTACTCGGCGTTAAAAACGGTCGAGTGTTTGTTCAGCTTGGTGGTGCATGTGTAGGGTGTAGTGCAAGTGGAAACACTTTGAAATACGGCGTCGAAAGACAGCTTAAAATTGATATTCACCCAGAAATCGAAGTAGTCAATATACCGCCTGGATACGAAGATCAATGGGAAGATATAGCGATGCAATATGAAGGAGAGAAATAG
- a CDS encoding UDP-N-acetylmuramoyl-L-alanyl-D-glutamate--2,6-diaminopimelate ligase has protein sequence MICTFENITVTDHSKSIQDADYFLITQQNRQYVTDIPKEKIITPQDLINRYRLDTLKTIGVTGTNGKTTTAAAIYSYLNDLGLKAALQGTRGFFIEDEQLEKKSLTTPPILQTLYHMYTAKQQGATYFVMEVSSHAIAQNRIEDLQFALKVFTNISQDHLDYHKTMQNYIATKSSFFMDEGSKLINKDDKHIQYNPKGARTYSVEELATYQILAFSMQNGISAVLRFGNEMIDFHAPMIGLFNLYNVTAAISAVHMLTNLPLQQICEVTEHFAGVKGRMQILNEEPLIIVDFAHTPDGMQKVFESFPGKKLVAIFGAGGDRDRSKRALMGNVASRFCTKIYLTSDNPRSEDPKQIIEDIAKGIETDVFVEKIVDRKEAVEKAFHSLQKDEILLILGKGDEEYIEQNGTKIPYSDVEVVTDIIEDLNERGT, from the coding sequence ATGATTTGTACATTTGAGAACATAACTGTCACGGATCATTCCAAATCCATTCAGGATGCGGACTATTTTTTAATCACACAACAAAATCGGCAATACGTTACAGATATACCAAAGGAAAAAATTATAACTCCCCAGGATTTAATCAATCGGTATCGGCTGGACACTCTTAAAACCATTGGCGTTACAGGGACAAATGGAAAAACTACAACTGCAGCTGCCATCTATTCCTATCTTAATGATCTTGGATTGAAAGCAGCATTACAAGGGACCAGGGGATTTTTTATAGAGGATGAGCAACTTGAAAAAAAGTCTTTGACTACCCCTCCAATTTTACAAACACTGTATCATATGTATACTGCAAAACAACAGGGAGCGACATATTTTGTCATGGAAGTCAGTTCCCATGCTATTGCACAAAATAGAATCGAAGATCTTCAGTTCGCACTGAAAGTGTTTACCAATATTTCACAAGATCACTTGGACTATCACAAAACCATGCAAAACTATATTGCTACAAAAAGCAGTTTTTTTATGGATGAAGGGTCAAAACTTATTAACAAAGATGATAAGCATATCCAATACAATCCAAAGGGTGCAAGAACATACAGCGTTGAAGAGCTTGCTACCTATCAGATCCTGGCCTTTTCAATGCAAAACGGGATCAGCGCTGTACTTCGGTTTGGCAATGAGATGATCGATTTTCATGCGCCAATGATCGGTCTATTTAATCTCTATAATGTTACTGCAGCAATAAGCGCAGTACATATGTTGACAAACTTGCCTCTGCAGCAGATTTGTGAAGTAACAGAACATTTTGCCGGTGTCAAAGGCCGAATGCAGATTCTCAACGAAGAGCCGTTAATTATTGTCGATTTTGCCCATACTCCAGATGGTATGCAAAAAGTTTTCGAGAGCTTTCCAGGAAAAAAATTGGTAGCAATATTTGGCGCGGGTGGAGATAGAGACAGAAGTAAACGAGCACTGATGGGGAATGTGGCCAGTAGGTTTTGTACCAAAATATATCTTACTTCTGACAATCCACGAAGTGAAGATCCAAAACAGATTATCGAAGATATTGCAAAAGGTATAGAAACAGATGTTTTCGTGGAAAAAATCGTTGATAGAAAAGAAGCAGTCGAAAAAGCGTTCCATTCATTACAAAAAGATGAAATTCTTTTGATTCTTGGTAAAGGAGATGAAGAGTACATTGAACAAAATGGTACAAAGATACCATATAGCGATGTCGAAGTAGTCACAGATATTATAGAAGATTTGAATGAAAGAGGCACTTAA
- a CDS encoding (2Fe-2S) ferredoxin domain-containing protein yields the protein MGIPQPTFYIFKCEQSAPPGFPKPSCVNANNPESQQLFQYMAQKLMEKGIIAAVQPVRTGCLNRCQLGPVMLVEPGHYMYVGLDKQKIDRIIEEHIIGGNPVEEYLIPKEYWDEPMSIANVIKMAGGA from the coding sequence ATGGGAATCCCTCAACCAACATTTTATATCTTTAAGTGTGAGCAGTCCGCACCTCCAGGTTTTCCAAAACCGAGCTGTGTAAACGCCAATAATCCAGAGAGTCAACAACTGTTTCAATATATGGCACAAAAATTGATGGAAAAAGGTATTATTGCTGCGGTTCAACCTGTTCGAACGGGTTGCTTAAATAGATGTCAGCTGGGGCCTGTAATGTTGGTCGAGCCTGGTCATTATATGTATGTTGGACTCGATAAGCAAAAAATTGATAGAATTATAGAAGAGCATATCATTGGTGGTAATCCTGTTGAAGAGTATCTCATACCGAAAGAGTATTGGGATGAACCTATGAGTATCGCTAATGTTATCAAAATGGCAGGCGGAGCGTAA
- the panD gene encoding aspartate 1-decarboxylase has protein sequence MQIEMLYSKIHRATVTDADLNYVGSITIDEELMEAAKLRVGQKVEILNINNGERFQTYVIKGERGKRDICLNGAAARKAHPGDKIIIVAYALFDESELENYEPTVVLVNDENDIEEIISYM, from the coding sequence ATGCAAATAGAGATGCTCTATAGCAAAATTCATCGAGCTACTGTAACGGATGCCGACTTGAACTATGTCGGCTCCATTACAATCGATGAAGAGCTCATGGAAGCTGCAAAGCTTCGTGTAGGGCAAAAAGTGGAGATACTCAATATCAACAATGGTGAACGTTTTCAAACCTATGTTATCAAAGGGGAGCGCGGAAAGCGAGATATCTGTCTCAATGGAGCTGCTGCAAGAAAAGCGCATCCTGGAGACAAAATTATCATAGTAGCCTATGCTCTTTTTGATGAGAGTGAATTGGAAAATTATGAGCCAACAGTCGTTTTAGTAAACGACGAGAATGATATAGAAGAGATTATCTCTTATATGTAA
- a CDS encoding YbaB/EbfC family nucleoid-associated protein, which produces MFDKMNLGDLGKVFEEIQERAKKLQEEQESKSFIAKSGGGLIKVTANGKGEIIDIEIDDSLLEDKDSLQILLISAINDVLKMVEEDKQRSALSMMTPDIFGQK; this is translated from the coding sequence ATGTTTGACAAAATGAATCTTGGTGATCTTGGAAAAGTTTTCGAGGAGATCCAGGAAAGAGCGAAGAAACTCCAAGAAGAGCAAGAGAGTAAAAGTTTTATTGCTAAAAGTGGCGGTGGACTTATCAAAGTAACGGCGAATGGTAAAGGAGAAATTATCGATATCGAAATTGACGATTCCCTCCTTGAAGATAAAGATTCATTGCAGATCTTATTGATTAGTGCTATTAATGATGTTTTGAAAATGGTGGAAGAGGATAAGCAAAGAAGTGCTTTATCCATGATGACTCCAGATATTTTCGGACAAAAATAG
- a CDS encoding polyprenyl synthetase family protein, with amino-acid sequence MQLLQLFEDHLQKNLPHVQSFHPFYTDALGYMLQAGGKRFRPLLLLSIVQAKNPLLIPSALDVAMAIEIFHTYSLIHDDLPVMDDADLRRGKETLHKKYDELTAVLVGDALNTYAFYCIAKSALSSDTRAKLTEILAQNGGIEGMVHGQILDCYFENQKLSLEQLQQLHINKTAKLIAASLQMGAVIVDLPFIEQNRLYNFGIDLGLLFQIQDDIIDKVATSEEAGKTTQNDEDKNSFVNLLGLKKANEEADQLAKRLHDEIEQFDQDISQTLQSILGTYLFRHKNFNKG; translated from the coding sequence ATGCAGCTACTGCAACTTTTTGAAGATCATCTCCAAAAAAATCTGCCGCATGTACAATCCTTTCATCCTTTTTATACAGATGCTCTTGGCTATATGCTGCAAGCTGGAGGAAAACGATTTCGCCCTCTGCTTCTTTTGAGTATCGTCCAGGCAAAAAATCCTTTGCTTATTCCATCTGCTTTAGATGTTGCTATGGCCATAGAGATTTTCCATACCTATTCGCTCATTCACGATGACCTTCCTGTAATGGACGATGCAGATCTAAGACGCGGCAAAGAGACTCTTCATAAAAAATATGATGAATTAACTGCTGTTCTCGTTGGTGATGCGCTCAATACATACGCTTTCTATTGCATTGCTAAAAGTGCATTGAGTAGCGATACGAGGGCAAAACTTACAGAGATTTTGGCACAAAACGGTGGCATTGAGGGTATGGTGCATGGACAAATTCTCGATTGCTATTTTGAAAATCAAAAATTATCTCTTGAACAATTGCAGCAGCTTCATATCAATAAAACAGCCAAATTGATTGCCGCGTCACTGCAAATGGGTGCTGTGATTGTGGATCTACCCTTCATAGAGCAGAACCGTCTGTACAATTTCGGTATCGATCTGGGTCTTTTGTTTCAAATCCAAGATGATATTATAGACAAAGTCGCTACATCAGAAGAAGCGGGAAAAACGACGCAAAATGATGAAGATAAAAACTCTTTTGTGAATCTTCTTGGATTAAAGAAAGCAAACGAAGAGGCAGATCAATTAGCAAAAAGACTTCATGATGAAATTGAACAATTCGACCAAGATATTTCTCAGACTCTACAATCCATTCTTGGAACGTATCTTTTTCGACACAAAAACTTTAACAAAGGATAG